DNA sequence from the Caulobacter segnis genome:
GACGCCCGCGACGTGGTGCTGAACGGGTCCAAGGGGACCAAGATCAAGTTCACCTACGACGACAACGCGCGGAAGTACGAGGTCGAGAAGCCCTTCGAGGGCGTGCTGCCGAACCTGGAGCGCCGCTGGCGCGAGACCGACAGCAGCTGGGTGCGCGAGGAACTGGGCCGCTACCAGTCCGACACCCCGTGCGAGACCTGCCATGGCAAGCGCCTGAAGCCCGAGGCCCTGGCCGTCAAGATCGACGCCATGGACATCGCCGAGGTCTCGATGCTGGCCATCCGTCCGGCCCGCGACTGGTTCGCCAGCCTGGAAGGCAAGCTGACCGACAAGCAGATGGAGATCGCCCGGCGGATCCTGAAGGAGATCAACGACCGCCTGCGGTTCCTGGTCGACGTCGGCCTCGACTATCTCAACCTCTCGCGCGGCTCGGGCACCCTGTCGGGCGGCGAGAGCCAGCGTATCCGTCTGGCCAGCCAGATCGGTTCGGGCCTGACCGGCGTGCTCTACGTGCTGGACGAGCCGTCGATCGGCCTGCACCAGCGCGACAACACCCGCCTGCTGACCTCGCTGCAGGGCCTGCGGGACCTGGGCAATTCGGTGCTGGTGGTCGAGCATGACGAGGAGGCCATCCTCACCGCCGACTATGTGATCGACATGGGCCCGGCCGCGGGCGTCCACGGCGGCGAGATCGTCGCCCAGGGCAAGCCGGCCGAGATCATGGCCAACCCCAAGAGCCTGACCGGCGCCTATCTGACCGGGGCGCGCGAGATCGAGGTGCCCGAGGAGCGCCGGCCGATCAGCAAGAAGAAGGTGCTGCGCGTCGTCGGCGCGACCGGCAACAACCTCAAGAACGTCACGGCCGAGATCCCGGTCGGGACCTTCACCTGCATCACGGGCGTGTCGGGCGGCGGCAAGTCGACCTTCACGATCGAGACCCTGTACAAGGCCGCCGCGCGCCGCCTGAACAACGCCAGCGACGCCCCCGCGCCGCACGAGCGGATCGAGGGGCTGGAGCAGTTCGACAAGGTCATCGACATCGATCAATCGCCCATCGGCCGCACCCCGCGCTCGAACCCGGCGACCTATACCGGCGCCTTCGGCCCGATCCGCGACTGGTTCGCGGGCCTGCCGGAGAGCAAGGCGCGCGGCTACGGCCCGGGCCGGTTCTCGTTCAACGTCAAGGGCGGCCGCTGCGAGGCCTGCCAGGGCGACGGCGTCATCAAGATCGAGATGCACTTCCTGCCCGACGTCTACGTCACCTGCGATATCTGCAAGGGCAAGCGCTACAACCGCGAGACCCTGGACGTGCTGTTCAAGGGCAAGACGATCGCCGACGTCCTGGACATGACCGTCGAGGAGGCCGCCGACTTCTTCAAGGCCGTGCCGCCGATCCGCGACAAGATGGAGACCCTCAAGCGCGTGGGCCTCAGCTACATCAAGGTCGGCCAGCAGGCCACGACCCTGTCGGGCGGCGAGGCGCAGCGGGTGAAGCTGTCCAAGGAGCTGTCGCGCCGGGCCACCGGGCGGACCCTGTACATCCTGGACGAACCGACCACCGGCCTGCACTTCGAGGACACCAAGAAGCTGCTGGAGGTGCTGCACGAGCTGGCCGACCAGGGCAACACCGTGGTGGTCATCGAGCATAACCTGGACGTGGTGAAGACCGCCGACTGGCTGATCGACTTCGGCCCCGAGGGCGGCGACGGCGGCGGCCAGATCGTCGCCACCGGCTCGCCCCAGGACGTGGCCAAGGTCGAGGCCAGCTGGACCGGCCGCTACCTCAAGGAGCTGCTGGACCGCCACGAGGAACGCCGCAAGGCGCGGGTGGCCGAGCTGAAGAAGGCCAAGCGGGCCTGAGCTTCACGCCATCCCTGAAATGAACAACGCCCCGGAGAGCGATCTCCGGGGCGTTCGTCTTCTGGACGAGGCCTCCGAGCCTACCAGCCGCCGTTGCCCTCGGCGGCGGCCTGGCCCTCGCGCAGCGCCTTGTAGATGGTCGGGGCCGGCGCGAAGATGATCAGCGTCGTCAGCACCGACATCAGGCCCGAGAACATCGTCTGGGCGATACCCATCGGCGTGAAGAACGCCTTCAGCGAGCTGCTGTCGGCCTGCATCAACCGCCCCGCGGCGCCGATATCGCCGGAAATGATCGTGGCGACGGCCGAGATGATCGTGAACAGCAGCAGGAACACGATCACGCACATGACGACGGCCAGGAAGTAGGCCCCCATCAGGGGCCAGAACTGGCCCTTGGTCAGCGGCATGGAGCGGAAGAACACCACCTTGCCGGCGTCGAAGGTCGCCGCCGAGGACAGGGACAGCCGAATGGCCAGGTAGACGACGCCGCCCAGCGTGCCGACGAAGGCCAGCAGCGCCAGCAGCGCCCCGATCGCGTCCTTCATCACGGCGAAGAATTCGGTCAGCACGCTGCCGATCAGGAACGCGCCGAACAGGGTCACGTTGAACAGCACCCAGATGGCGGCTTGGCGCAGCTCGTCGCCGCCCAGCCGCAGTCGCAGCAGCCCGCCCTCGTGGGGGCGCAGGATCAGGCGGTTCACCCCGGCGAACATCACCGCGTTGACCAGCACCAGATACGGCACGGACAGCAGGGTGACCGGCACGACCTTGGCGAACGCGGCCGCCAGCTCGTTCGGGTCCGGCTCGCTCCCGGCCGATTGCATGTAGGTCGAGAGCCCGTTCAGCTCGTCGCCGAAGAAGTGGATCATCACCACGCTGTAGGCGATGGACACCACCGTCATGATCAGCGCCCACAGGGCCACCGTCTTCAGGTTTTCCCGCACCAGTCGGAAACCGGAGAAGGCCGCGTCGGAGGGCGAGAACTTGGACATGGCGGGCTCATCCAGCTGGCGAACAGGCCGTAGCCCTAACAAGGTTCGCGTCGCTTCGACAGTGTCGAACGCGGCTTTTTCGTCCGGGGTTGCGGCGAGCACGAGTGCGTCTAACATCCGTTTGAAAGGTGGCCATCAGCGCCGCCGTGAACCGGGAGGATGCGATGAAGCTCTATGGCGAGGCCATGCCCGCGCCCAATCCGCGCCGGGTGCGGATCTTCCTGGCCGAGAAGGGCCTGGAGGTTCCCGAGATCCCGATCGGCCTGCGCCAGGGCGGCCACCGGTCGCCCGAGCATCTGGCGCGCAACAGCCTGGGCCAGGTGCCGGTGCTGGAGCTGGACGACGGGACCACCATCAGCGAGACCGTCGCCATCTGCCGCTATTTCGAGGCGCTGCACCCCGACCCGCCGCTGTTCGGCGTCTCAGCGCTGGAACAGGCCCAGGTCGAGATGTGGACGCGCCGGATCGAGTTCCGGGTGATGGTCCCGGTCGGCATGTACTGGCGTCACGCCCATCCGCTGACCGCGCGGCTGCTGAAGCAGAATGTCGAATTCGGGGAATCCAACCGCGAGGTGGTCGACAAGGCCCAGGCGTGGCTGGACCGCGAGCTGTCCGATGGCCGCCCCTATCTCACGGGCGAGACCTATACGATCGCCGACATCGTCGCCCAGACCACCCTGGACTTCGCCGACTTCGTGGGCCTGGCGACCCCGGCCGAGGCCAGGAACGTGCTGGCCTGGCGCGAACGGATGGCGGCCAGGCCCAGCGCGGGCGCCTAGCCCCTAGTCGTGCAGGCCCGCGTCGATCTCGTCCTGGTTCAGGTGGGCGAAGGCGCGGGCCGGGGCGGCGACCAGGATCACGGTCTGCAGGGTCAGGAAGATCGGGGCCAGCAACAGGTTGGCCAGCAGCACCAGGATCAGGCGCGGATGGCTGGCCACCACGTCGCCGCCGCTCGTCGGGTCGACGCCGCCGCCGACCACATTGCCGATGATGCTCGAGACCGTCGCGCCGATGATCGAGACCAGGAAGCTCAGGGCGATGGCCAGGATGTACATCCCCAGCAGGCGGAAGAACTGGCCGTGGGTCTGGACCCAGGCCTCGCGGAGGTCGATGTGATGATGCGAGAAGGCGTGCGGCCCCAGCAACGACAGGCGCACGGCCACCCATAGCGACAGGCCGATCACCGCCAGGGCGCCCAGGGTGGCGAACCAGCCGGCCGCCGCGCCCGACAGCAGGGAGGCCCCCAGCACCACCGCGCCGGACGGGATCACCGTCACGCCCAGGGCCGCGGCCCAGGTGATCAGAGAGACGATCAGCAGTTGAAGCTCTTCCTTGCCCAGGCGCAGATAGGCGAAGCGGTCGTTCTTGGGCTCGATCACCGAACGGATGATCGCCGCCTGCAGCACCGAGCCCAGGAACAGGGCCAGGGCGATCAGCAGCACCATGACCCCGCCCAGATGGGTGACGAGGTCGAGGATTTCTCGGGGATCGGCCGATCCGGCGCGTCCGGCCAGGGCGGCGCGGCCCTCGTCGCCCAGCACGATCTTGGCGAACAGGCCCAGGATCGGCAGCATGACCAGCGAGAAGGTCGCCCAGGCCAGCACCGGCAACGGCTTGCGCCGCATGATCCGCAGGCCTTGGAGAGCGGCGTCGACGGGGCGAACTGACATCTAGGCGTCCTGAGAGACCGCGCTTTGGCGGTAGATATGGGTCAGCGCTCCAGCCCAGGCCGGCGCCAGATAGAGATAGACGATCGTGGCGGCGCCCGCCGTAAAGCCGACGCCCTGGGGCGGGGCCAGGCCGAAGAGGACCCCGACCAGCGCCACCGGCAGGCCCAGGATCACGCCGATCGCCAGGAGGGCCGGCACGCGCCCCTTGGTCAGCGGAAAGGCGCTCAGCACCCGCACGCCGGACTGCTCGACCGTGGCCGGAGCGGTGAAGGACAGGCGCAGGCCCAGCCAGACCAGAATGGCCAGGCCGGCCAGCGGAGCCAGGCCCGCGACGACGCCGCCCGGACCGGCGTTGGCCAGGGCGGCCTTCCAGGCCTGGGCGGAACCGACGTCGAGGTTGGGCGCGCTGGCGCGGGCGACGCCCAGCGCGACGGCGCCGATCGCCACCAGCAGGATCGAGCCGATCAGCAGGAAGAGGCCCAGCACCAGAAAATGCCCGCCCAGCAGCCGCCACTCGTCGCGTCCCCAGCGCAGGCCCTTCAGGCCCGAAGCGCGTCCGAACGCGCGGCGGAATAGCGCGCCCTGGGCGATGACGCCGGCGGCCAGGACAGCCAGCAGGCGCGCGCCCGGCGGCAGATAGCCGGCGACCACGGTCAGGACGATCGCGACCAGCAGCGCCGCCCAGCACGCGTTGATCGACGCGCCCAGGTCGGACACGCCCGCGCGCAACGCGCCGCCGACGCTGGCCGATCCGTCCGTCATCCGATCCGTTCCTCTCGCAAGAGGCTCGCCGACGAGTCGTCGCGAGCCCGCGCAATCTATGGCCTCGCCACGGTTCTGACGATGGCGCCGCGCGGATGCAATCGGATTTCGAGCGGTCGTAGCGCCGCCGCTACGCCCGCGCCGGATCTTCGTTCAGCAGCGCCCGATAGGACGCCGCCCAGGGCGCGCAGAACACGGTGGTGACGACGGTGGAGAACACCACCAGCAGCACGCCGGCGATGGCGATGGCCGGGCCCAGCTTGCGGACGATCTCCAATGGCGGCTCGCGCACCAGCGCCTGCACCGCGCCGGGCTCGAGCAGCCAGGTCATCGTCCCGCCCAGCGCGAAGACGCCGCCCATCATCAACCCGCCAAACAGAACCTCGATGCCGATCAGCAGCACCACCAGGAGCACGCTCATGCCCAGCAGCTTGCCGAGGCGTCCCTTGGTGAAGCTCCAGGACTCAAAGAGCCGGAACTGCCGGTCGACGAAGGTCATCGGCGCGGCCATCGACAGTTTCAGCGCCAGCCACAGGAACAGGACCAGCGCGACGAGCCCGATGACCACGGCCGTCGAGACCGCCGCTACATGGGCCTGCGGGCCGCCGCCCATCGCGACGATCGCCACCACGACCACGGCCAGCAGCGCCAGGACGAAGCAGGCGATGTAGGCGAGCACGTACTCGACCAGGAACAGCAGGGTCAGCCAGCCCTCGCGCGCGCCCAGCCGCAGATAGGCGAAACGCGACTCCTGGGGCTCCAGCACGGCCCGGAACACGGCCGAGCAGATCACCGCCTTCACGCCGGTGGCCCACAGCCAGAACAGCAGCTGGAACAGCATCACGCCCGACTGCAGGCGCATGAACCGCCCGATCATCTGGGGATCGTTGGCCGGCCCCGGCTGCCCCACCTGCATGAGCATCGCGAAGTCCGGGCGCATCGCCCAGAGCAGCAGGTACATCGGCGCCGCTGTCGCGACGAAGATCACCAATCCCCAGGCCAGGACGGCCAGCGGCCTGCGTCCGATCACGCCAAGACCGGCGGTCGCCGCCTCGGCCACGGAAAATCTCGCCATGTCCCCTCCCATGCCCGCCACGCGCGCAGGACCTGATCCTTGCGTGAGCCTACACGCAGGTTTCGCCAAGCGACAGCCGGGGGTATAGGGCGCGACCATGACCACGAATTCGACCTACTCGCCCGTCCACGTCATTGGCGGAGGCCTGGCCGGCTCCGAAGCCGCTTGGCAAATCGCCCAGAGCGGCGTGCCCGTCATCCTGCACGAGATGCGTAGAGAGGGCGTGACCACCGACGCCCACCAGACCGACGGCCTGGCCGAGATGGTGTGCTCCAACTCGTTCCGGTCGGACGACTGGCAGTTCAACGCCGTGGGCCTGCTGCACGCCGAGATGCGCAAGCTGGACAGCCTGATCATGGCCTGCGCCGACCAGCACCAGGTGCCGGCGGGCGGCGCCCTGGCCGTCGACCGCGACGGCTTCTCGGCCGAAGTCACCAAGCGCCTCTCCGAGCATCCGCTGGTCACCATTGTGCGCGAGGAGATCGCCGGCCTTCCCCCCCAGGAATGGGACAACGTCATCGTCGCCACCGGCCCCCTCACCTCGCCCGCCCTGGCGCAGGCGGTGCTGGACATGACCGGCGAGGGGCAGCTGTCGTTCTTCGACGCCATCGCCCCGATCATCCATTTCGAGTCCATCGACATGGACAAGGCCTGGCGCCAGTCGCGCTACGACAAGGAGGGTCCCGGCGGCGACGCGGCCGCCTACATCAACTGCCCCATGAACAAGGAGCAGTACGAGGCCTTCATCGACGCCCTGCTGACCGGCCCCAAGTCCGAGTTCAAGGAGTGGGAGAACGTCCCCTATTTCGACGGTTGCCTGCCGATCGAGGTGATGGCCGAGCGCGGCCGCGAGACCCTGCGCCACGGCCCGATGAAGCCGGTCGGCCTGACCAACCCGCGCGATCCGACCGTGAAGTCGTACGCCATCGTCCAGCTGCGCCAGGACAACGCCCTAGGCACGCTGTGGAACATGGTCGGCTTCCAGACCAAGCTGAAGCACGGCGTCCAGGCCGAGACCTTCCGCATGATCCCGGGCCTGGAGAACGCCCAGTTCGCCCGCCTGGGCGGCCTGCACCGCAACACCTTCATCAACTCGCCCAAGCTGCTGGACCGGTCGCTGCGCATGAAGGTCCTGCCGCGCCTGCGCTTCGCCGGCCAGGTCACGGGCGTCGAGGGCTATGTCGAGAGCGCGGCCATGGGCCTCTTGACCGGCCGCTTCGCCGCCGCCGACCGCAAGGGCGCGCCGATCGACGCCCCGCCGCCGACCACCGCCCTGGGCGCGCTGGTCGAACACATCACCGGCGGCCATCTGGAGGCCGGCAACGGTCCGGGCAGCTTCCAGCCGATGAACATCAACTACGGCCTGCTGCCCCCTCTCGAGGCGCCGAAGGTCGACGAGGACGGCAAGAAGATCCCGCTGAAGGAGCGCGGCCGGGCCAAGAAACGCCTGATGAGCCTGCGGGCGCTGAAGGACCTCGAGGCCTGGGCGGGGCTCTAGAACCTCCGCTTCTACTCGTCATCCCTGAAGCCTCACGGAGGCTATCCGGGACCCAGGGGCCAAGCGCGATGAGGCCGCTCCTGGGTCTCGGCTATCCGCTGCGCCACGGCCGGGATGACACCTCTCTTGCCCGACATTCAAAGGCCCCGAGCCCTTAAGGATCGCGCCCGCGCCTAGCTTGCGACGGGTCCGTTTCGAACGGCGGGTATCCCGAACCGCCGCAACCTTCCCTTAGAATTTTCAACCCCTTGATCGGTATATAACCGATTATTTCCGCCATCCCGAACGCGGCCGGATTGCGGCGTTATTTTTTCAGCGAAAACGACAAAATTTCAAATGACACCGGTTTCTCTTGCGAATGACACCGGTTGCAGTTAGCGCTACCACCGTTTTCGGGGACCGGCCGCTCATAACAAGAGCCGGGCCCTTTTCAACTTTTCCGGGAGGGAACCGTGCAAATTCGTTCTACGCATCGCCGCGCCTGTGCGCTTCTGGCTCAGACCTCGCTAGGGGCTCTGACCGTGGCCGCCGCCCTGTCGCTGACGACGGGCGCCGCCCTCGCTCAGGAGCAAGCCGCCCCCGCGCCGGCCGCCGATCCCGCCGCCGCGCCCGCGCCCGCAGAGGCCGCTCCCGAGGAAAGCACCGTCGACGCCATCGTCGTCACCGGATACCGCGCCGCGGTGCAGAGCGCGCTGAACCTGAAGCGCAACTCGAACACGATGGTCGACGCGATCAACGCCGACGACATCGCCGACTTCCCGGACGCCAACCTGGCGG
Encoded proteins:
- the uvrA gene encoding excinuclease ABC subunit UvrA, whose product is MAEQLNFIRVRGAREHNLKDVSVDIPRGELVVLTGLSGSGKSSLAFDTIYAEGQRRYVESLSAYARQFLELMSKPDVDLIEGLSPAISIEQKTTSRNPRSTVGTVTEIHDYMRLLWARVGIPYSPATGLPIESQTISQMVDKITALPEGTRLYLLAPVVRDRKGEYKKEIAEWQKAGFQRLKIDGEFYPIEDAPVLDKKFKHDIDVVVDRVVTKPDMEQRLADSIEQALRLADGLAVAEFANIEEGEKEPRRILFSERFACPVSGFTIAEIEPRLFSFNNPAGACPVCDGLGAKLAFDADLVIPDKDKSLHKGAVAPWAKGPSPLYTQTLQALARHYGFSMDEPWHKLSLDARDVVLNGSKGTKIKFTYDDNARKYEVEKPFEGVLPNLERRWRETDSSWVREELGRYQSDTPCETCHGKRLKPEALAVKIDAMDIAEVSMLAIRPARDWFASLEGKLTDKQMEIARRILKEINDRLRFLVDVGLDYLNLSRGSGTLSGGESQRIRLASQIGSGLTGVLYVLDEPSIGLHQRDNTRLLTSLQGLRDLGNSVLVVEHDEEAILTADYVIDMGPAAGVHGGEIVAQGKPAEIMANPKSLTGAYLTGAREIEVPEERRPISKKKVLRVVGATGNNLKNVTAEIPVGTFTCITGVSGGGKSTFTIETLYKAAARRLNNASDAPAPHERIEGLEQFDKVIDIDQSPIGRTPRSNPATYTGAFGPIRDWFAGLPESKARGYGPGRFSFNVKGGRCEACQGDGVIKIEMHFLPDVYVTCDICKGKRYNRETLDVLFKGKTIADVLDMTVEEAADFFKAVPPIRDKMETLKRVGLSYIKVGQQATTLSGGEAQRVKLSKELSRRATGRTLYILDEPTTGLHFEDTKKLLEVLHELADQGNTVVVIEHNLDVVKTADWLIDFGPEGGDGGGQIVATGSPQDVAKVEASWTGRYLKELLDRHEERRKARVAELKKAKRA
- a CDS encoding glutathione S-transferase family protein, which produces MKLYGEAMPAPNPRRVRIFLAEKGLEVPEIPIGLRQGGHRSPEHLARNSLGQVPVLELDDGTTISETVAICRYFEALHPDPPLFGVSALEQAQVEMWTRRIEFRVMVPVGMYWRHAHPLTARLLKQNVEFGESNREVVDKAQAWLDRELSDGRPYLTGETYTIADIVAQTTLDFADFVGLATPAEARNVLAWRERMAARPSAGA
- the trmFO gene encoding methylenetetrahydrofolate--tRNA-(uracil(54)-C(5))-methyltransferase (FADH(2)-oxidizing) TrmFO, translated to MTTNSTYSPVHVIGGGLAGSEAAWQIAQSGVPVILHEMRREGVTTDAHQTDGLAEMVCSNSFRSDDWQFNAVGLLHAEMRKLDSLIMACADQHQVPAGGALAVDRDGFSAEVTKRLSEHPLVTIVREEIAGLPPQEWDNVIVATGPLTSPALAQAVLDMTGEGQLSFFDAIAPIIHFESIDMDKAWRQSRYDKEGPGGDAAAYINCPMNKEQYEAFIDALLTGPKSEFKEWENVPYFDGCLPIEVMAERGRETLRHGPMKPVGLTNPRDPTVKSYAIVQLRQDNALGTLWNMVGFQTKLKHGVQAETFRMIPGLENAQFARLGGLHRNTFINSPKLLDRSLRMKVLPRLRFAGQVTGVEGYVESAAMGLLTGRFAAADRKGAPIDAPPPTTALGALVEHITGGHLEAGNGPGSFQPMNINYGLLPPLEAPKVDEDGKKIPLKERGRAKKRLMSLRALKDLEAWAGL